One segment of Papaver somniferum cultivar HN1 unplaced genomic scaffold, ASM357369v1 unplaced-scaffold_137, whole genome shotgun sequence DNA contains the following:
- the LOC113334529 gene encoding uncharacterized protein LOC113334529 encodes MKKFASLFQQHHLMDLPLIESHFTWNRNSSWSKLDRFLISSSWEENYLRIEQTTLPKPFSDHCPILLSTQSEGWGPTPCIFEKMWLQDPTIMELMLNWWHSFSFTGSPGFILEKKMQALKRKLCEWNREVFGKIDTLIQNNLIAGQLVESKLLLDPNNAQLATEKIETKYEFKRSTKMHNDFWKQRATINWVEEHENNTRFFHKYASSKQRAHDDANKLEIKFTEDEVKTALAELAQEKTPDPDGMPIFVISKSWDFMKHDILLVMEELYYNNSIDWRLRSTFLVLIPKMQDLEFMTDFRPISLMKNINKIISKVIARRLKRFFPQL; translated from the exons ATGAAGAAATTTGCGTCTCTTTTTCAGCAGCATCACCTCATGGATTTGCCTTTAATTGAAAGTCACTTCACATGGAACAGAAACTCTTCTTGGAGCAAGCTTGACCGTTTTCTTATATCATCCTCTTGGGAAGAAAATTACTTAAGGATTGAGCAAACAACCTTACCCAAGCCATTTTCAGATCACTGTCCCATATTGTTGTCCACACAGAGTGAAGGTTGGGGTCCAACTCCGTGCATATTTGAGAAGATGTGGTTGCAAGATCCCACAATCATGGAGCTCATGCTAAATTGGTGGCATTCCTTCAGCTTCACTGGATCTCCTGGTTTTATTCTTGAGAAAAAAATGCAGGCTCTTAAAAGAAAGTTGTGTGAATGGAACCGTGaggtttttggaaaaattgacacCTTAATCCAAAACAATCTCATTGCAGGTCAACTTGTGGAATCTAAATTGTTATTGGATCCTAATAATGCTCAACTAGCGAcagaaaaaattgaaacaaagtATGAATTCAAGAGATCAACGAAGATGCATaatgatttttggaaacaaagagCGACCATCAACTGGGTTGAGGAACATGAAAATAATACCCGTTTTTTCCACAAGTATGCATCCTCAAAACAAAGAG CCCATGATGATGCCAACAAACTTGAAATCAAGTTCACAGAAGATGAAGTTAAAACTGCTTTAGCTGAGTTAGCCCAGGAAAAAACTCCAGATCCGGACGGCATGCCCATATTTGTCATTAGCAAGTCTTGGGATTTCATGAAGCATGACATTCTCCTGGTCATGGAGGAGCTCTACTACAACAACTCGATTGATTGGAGACTCAGGTCAACTTTTCTTGTTCTCATTCCGAAAATGCAAGACTTAGAGTTCATGACTGATTTTCGTCCAATTAGCTTAATGAAAAACATAAACAAGATTATATCAAAGGTCATTGCCAGAAGACTCAAAAGGTTCTTCCCACAATTATAA